Genomic DNA from Mycolicibacterium helvum:
TCCTGCTGGGCCGGGTCGGCGAGCCGGCCGTGGCCGGCCTGCTGGAGAAGCCCTTCGACCTGGTCGGGGTGCCCGACGCCGTGCTGCACACGGTGTCGTTCCTGGTGGCACTGGCCGTTGTGGTGACACTGCACGTCCTGCTCGGCGAAATGGTGCCCAAGAACATCGCGATCGCCGGCCCGGAGAAGACGGCGATGCTGCTGATGCCGGTCTACTTGGCGTACGTGCGGTTCGTCCGGCCGCTCATCGCCTTCTACAACTGGGCGGCCAACACCACGCTGAAGGCCTTCGGTATCGAAGCCAAGGACGAGCTCGACGTCACCGTGTCCACCGTCGAGCTGGCGGAGATGATCGCCGAGTCCCGCTCCGAGGGCTTGTTGGATCCTGAGGAGCACATGCGGCTGACGCGTGCACTGCAGATCCGCAACCGCGTGGTCAACGATGTCGCGGTTCCGCTCAGCGAGATCCGCGCGATCCCGGTGGCCCGGCCTGGCTGCGGACCCACCGTCAGCGAGGTCGAGCAGGCGCTGCGCGAGACGGGCTACTCCCGATTCCCGGTCGTGGGTACCGACGACACGCTGATCGGTTACCTGCACATCAAGGACGTGCTCAGCCAGATCGACGGTCCCGATTCGGTGCTCGACATCTCGGTGGTGCGCCACCTGCCCCGGGTGGCCGCCGACATGGCGCTGCCCGATGCCCTGTCGCAGCTGCGCCGCGACAACAGCCACCTGGCACTGGTCACCGGCGCTGACGGGTCAATCATCGCAATGGTCGCGCTGGAAGACCTGGTCGAGGACCTTGTCGGCACGGTGCGCGACGGGATGCACCGTGCCTGATGTGCTCGCCGAGCCCGACTGGATGGCCAGATCAGCCGCCCACCGGGCCCGGGTCGAGACCTTCGTCGGCCCGCGCGGCCGTCGGGCTGAGCGTGGTGAAGCCCACCCGGTGTGGGATTTCCTGTTCAGCTACTACAGCCTGCGTCCCCGCCAGCTGCGGGTGTGGCATCCCGGCTACGGCACCGCACTCGCGGGGCCCGCGGCCGACGAGTACCTCGGCCGTGCCGGCTACACGGCCAGTCCGGACGGCGTCACCATCAGCCCGGATTTTCTGAGCTCGCGACTACCCACTGTCGGATTCGTCGCCGATCTATTACGAGCCACCGAGGACCGCGCGCCACAATTCGGCTGCTTCGGGATGCACGAGTGGGCGATGGTCTACCGCACCGCCGCCGTTCGCCACGACCGCGTGCCGCTGCGGCTGGGCGCGGCCGGCACCGATGCGGTGGTCGAATCAATGCCCTTGCGTTGCACCCACTTCGACGCGTTCCGGTTCTTCACCGATGCGGCCGCCCCGCTTAACCGCGGTGTGCCGACCCGAGCCGGCCAGCGCGACTGGGAACAGCCGGGCTGCCTGCACGCCAACATGGACCTCTACAAGTGGTGCTACAAGCTCGGCCCGCTGATCGAGTCGCAGCTGCTGGTGGACTGCCTGGAACTCGCTGCCGAAGCCCGCGAGCTCGATATGCGCGCCAGCCCCTACGATCT
This window encodes:
- a CDS encoding 3-methyladenine DNA glycosylase, yielding MARSAAHRARVETFVGPRGRRAERGEAHPVWDFLFSYYSLRPRQLRVWHPGYGTALAGPAADEYLGRAGYTASPDGVTISPDFLSSRLPTVGFVADLLRATEDRAPQFGCFGMHEWAMVYRTAAVRHDRVPLRLGAAGTDAVVESMPLRCTHFDAFRFFTDAAAPLNRGVPTRAGQRDWEQPGCLHANMDLYKWCYKLGPLIESQLLVDCLELAAEARELDMRASPYDLTHLGFEPITVEEPAGRAEYVRRQGAISERAAPLRMALLAWCDRLLACDRRNCAYDSLSEGFLPAGKMN
- a CDS encoding hemolysin family protein; the protein is MGADFLGVLLTIALLGANAFFVGSEFALISARRDRLETLAEQGKRSAVTVLRAGEQLSLMLAGAQLGITVCSILLGRVGEPAVAGLLEKPFDLVGVPDAVLHTVSFLVALAVVVTLHVLLGEMVPKNIAIAGPEKTAMLLMPVYLAYVRFVRPLIAFYNWAANTTLKAFGIEAKDELDVTVSTVELAEMIAESRSEGLLDPEEHMRLTRALQIRNRVVNDVAVPLSEIRAIPVARPGCGPTVSEVEQALRETGYSRFPVVGTDDTLIGYLHIKDVLSQIDGPDSVLDISVVRHLPRVAADMALPDALSQLRRDNSHLALVTGADGSIIAMVALEDLVEDLVGTVRDGMHRA